A single genomic interval of Dromiciops gliroides isolate mDroGli1 chromosome 1, mDroGli1.pri, whole genome shotgun sequence harbors:
- the SS18L2 gene encoding SS18-like protein 2, translating to MSVAFVPERLRGKAEVNQETIQRLLEENDQLIRCIVEYQNKGRAAECTQYQHVLHRNLIYLATIADASPANAPKTVD from the exons ATGTCGGTGGCGTTTGTGCCAGAGCGGCTGAGGGGGAAGGCGGAAGTTAATCAGGAGACCATCCAGCGG TTGCTGGAGGAAAATGACCAGCTGATCCGGTGCATTGTGGAGTACCAGAACAAGGGTCGGGCTGCAGAGTGCACACA GTACCAGCATGTACTGCACAGAAATCTCATTTATTTAGCTACCATTGCAGATGCCAGCCCAGCAAATGCTCCCAAAACAGTGGATTGA